One segment of Pandoraea pnomenusa DNA contains the following:
- the hmgA gene encoding homogentisate 1,2-dioxygenase, with protein MRQADQIQGELGYLSGFANEFATEALPGALPIGQNSPQRAPYGLYAEQLSGTAFTAPRGHNRRSWVYRIRPAAMHKPFVAVEQTRWLSRFDAVPTPPNQMRWDPLPMPDAPTDFVDGMVTMAGNGGPDGGHGCGIHVYAANKSMDGRFFYNADGELLIVPQEGRLRIATEFGVLEVEPYEIAVLPRGVRFRVTLPDGRARGYVCENYGALFRLPDLGVIGSNGLANPRDFLTPVAAYEDVEGDFELVAKFGGALWRAEIGHSPLDVVAWHGNYAPYKYDLRRFNTIGSISYDHPDPSIFLVLQSQSNAPGVDDIDFVIFPPRWLAMENSFRPPWFHRNIASEFMGLIHGVYDAKAEGFVPGGASLHNCMSGHGPDADTFEKASAADTSKPHKVDATMAFMFETPAVIHPTRFALETKQLQDNYYTCWQGLKKHFNPDRK; from the coding sequence ATGCGCCAAGCAGACCAAATTCAGGGGGAACTGGGCTATTTGTCCGGCTTTGCCAACGAGTTCGCGACCGAGGCACTTCCCGGCGCATTGCCGATCGGGCAAAACTCGCCGCAGCGGGCGCCGTATGGCCTCTACGCGGAGCAGCTTTCCGGCACGGCGTTCACGGCGCCGCGCGGCCATAACCGTCGTTCGTGGGTCTACCGGATTCGTCCTGCCGCCATGCACAAGCCGTTCGTGGCCGTGGAGCAGACGCGTTGGCTGAGCCGCTTCGACGCGGTACCGACGCCGCCGAATCAGATGCGCTGGGATCCGCTGCCGATGCCCGACGCACCCACCGATTTCGTCGACGGCATGGTGACGATGGCCGGCAACGGCGGACCGGATGGCGGCCACGGCTGCGGTATCCATGTCTACGCCGCCAACAAGTCGATGGACGGCCGGTTCTTCTACAACGCCGACGGTGAATTGCTGATCGTGCCGCAGGAAGGGCGTTTGCGCATCGCCACCGAATTTGGCGTGCTCGAAGTGGAACCCTATGAGATCGCCGTGCTGCCGCGCGGCGTGCGTTTCCGCGTCACGCTGCCCGACGGTCGTGCCCGCGGGTATGTGTGCGAGAACTATGGCGCGCTGTTCCGACTGCCGGATCTGGGCGTGATCGGCTCGAACGGCCTGGCGAATCCGCGCGACTTTCTCACGCCGGTGGCGGCCTACGAGGACGTGGAAGGCGACTTCGAACTGGTGGCGAAGTTTGGTGGCGCCCTGTGGCGCGCCGAAATCGGCCACTCGCCGCTCGATGTGGTGGCCTGGCACGGCAATTACGCGCCGTACAAATACGATCTGCGTCGCTTCAACACGATCGGCTCGATCAGTTACGACCATCCGGATCCGTCGATCTTCCTGGTGTTGCAATCGCAAAGCAATGCGCCGGGGGTGGACGATATCGATTTCGTGATTTTCCCGCCGCGCTGGTTGGCGATGGAGAACTCGTTCCGTCCGCCCTGGTTCCATCGCAACATCGCCAGCGAGTTCATGGGCCTGATCCACGGCGTGTACGACGCCAAGGCCGAGGGTTTCGTGCCGGGCGGTGCGAGCCTGCACAACTGCATGTCGGGCCACGGCCCGGATGCGGATACGTTCGAGAAGGCGTCCGCCGCCGATACGAGCAAGCCGCACAAGGTCGACGCGACAATGGCGTTCATGTTCGAGACGCCCGCGGTGATTCACCCCACGCGTTTTGCGCTCGAGACCAAACAGTTGCAAGACAACTACTACACCTGCTGGCAAGGTCTGAAGAAGCACTTCAACCCTGACCGGAAGTAA